GTTCTGGGCGACGGTGGCTTCCATCTCGCCGGCCAGGATGGCAGCAGCGGCGTCAGGGTTGGCGTCGAAGCCGACGACGACGACCTTGTCGTTGATGCCGGCATTCTTGAGCGCCTCGACCGCGCCGAGGGCCATGTTGTCGTTAGAGGCGAACAAGCCCTGCAGGTCGGGGTTCTTGGTGAGGATGTCCTCCATGACCGAGGTGGCCTTGGCGCGATCCCACTCGGCGGAGAGTTCGGCGACGATGTTCATGCCGCACTCGGTGAGGCCGGCCTTGGCGCCGTCGGCGCGGGCTTTGCCGGTGGACTGGGTGATGATGCCCTGGAGGATGGCGACCTTGCTGCCCTTGGGGAGGTTCTTGCAGAGGTAGTCCACGCCAAGCTTGGCGCCGAGTTCGTTGTTGGTGCCGATGAAGGTTGCGCCGGGGAGGTCGCCCTTGGTGTCAACGAAGAGCACCTTGACGCCCTGGGCTTGAGCCTTCTCCAGCACGGGGCGGAGCGCGGCGGGGTCGGTCGGCGCGATGGCGATGGCGCTGACGCCCTTGGCGAGCTGGTCCTCGACTTGAGCGATCTGAGCCTGCACATCGCTCTCGGCGGGCGGGGCGAGGACGGTGACCTCGACGCCGAGTTCCTTGCCCTTCTCGACCGCGCCTTTCTCCACAGCAGCCCAGAACGGGTTGCCGCCGCCCGGCCCCTTCATCGAGACGAGGATGCGCACCTCCTTCGTCTCGGGGGCGGCCGGCGCTTGAGCGGCCGGTGGTTGCGCGGCGGGTTGCGCCGGCACGGCGCACGCCGACAGCGCCATAGCTACAGCAGCCGATAAGCCAACGATCAGTTGTGTTTTCCGACTCATAGTAGTTCTTCCTCCTTCTTGGGATTGGGTTGATGTTGTGTGATTCCGAAGCAGATCGCTTCGGCGGACACCGACTTGATGACGGATGTTTAGTGGCCGCTAATCATTCGTTCGCGCTCCCGGCGCGCCGGCGAAGCACGTCCAGGAACACGGCGAAGATGATGACGACGCCGATCAACACTTGCTGCCAGAACACCGGCACGTTGTTCAAGTTCAGGATGTTGCGCAGCAGGCCGATGACCAGCACACCGGCCAGCACGCCCAGCACGCTGCCGCGCCCGCCGAAGAAGCTGGCGCCGCCGATGATCACGGCGGAGATCGCGTCGAGCTCGGCGCCGATGCCGGCGTTGGGAAAGCCGGAGTTGGTGCGGCCGGCGACCAGCAGTCCGGCCAGGCCGGCCATCGCCCCGCACAAGATATAGACCAGCATGAGCGTGCGATCCACATTGATGCCGCTCACGCGCGCGGCTTGTGAGTTGCCGCCGATGGCGTAGATGTGTCGGCCGGTGCGCGTGTATTGCAGGAAGACGAAGAAACTGACGTACAGCGCGGCGACCACGATGAGGCTGACCGGCAGTTGCACGTTGCCGAGCGCGATGTTGCCGGCGCCCCAGAAGCGCACCACCTCCGGCAGACCACTCACCGGCACGCCGCCCGATACTAGGTTGCCCAGGCCGCGCGCGATGTTGAGCGTGCCCAGCGTGACGATGAACGGGTGGGGCAGGCGCATCTTGGTCAGGCCGAAACCGTTGACGAAGCCCACCGTCATGCCGATGAGGATCGGCAGTGGCACGAGCAACAGCGGCGGAAAGCCATCGCGCGCCAGCACTGCCGTCGTCATCATCGCCAAAGCCAGCACCGAGCCGACCGAAAGGTCAATGCCGGCGGTCAGGATCACCACGAACATGCCGATGGCCAGGACGGCGTTGGCAGCGTTTTGGCCGGGCAGGTTCGACAGGTTGCGCCAAGTAAGAAAGACTTCGGGCTGCGTGATGGTGCCGATCACAATCATCAGCAGCACCAACAGCAGGATGCCGAAGCGATCAATATAAGGCATCAGCCGCACGCGCAGGCTGCGCTCGCGGGTGGTGAGTTGGGCGTCGGATGTCGTCGTGGCCATGTCAATTCAGGTCGAAAATCTTGGCCGCCTGCGCGACCGGCGACTTGTTGCCCATGATCCAACCGATCACCTCGTTGCGGCTGGTCTCGGCCAGCGGCGCCTCGGCAAAGTTGCGCCCATGGAACAGCGCCATCACCCGGTCGCAAACATAGAAGATGTCGTCCAAACGGTGGCTGATCAAGATGACGCCGATGCCATGGTTCCTCAAATCCCGGATAAGGTCGAGCACCTTGCGCACTTCCTTGACAGCCAGGGCGGCGGTTGGCTCATCCATGATGACGACTTTGGCGTCGAAGGCGGTGGCGCGCGCGATGGCCACGGCTTGGCGCTGACCGCCGGAGAGTTCTTCCACGCGCTGTCGGACGCTTTTGACTTCGATCTTGAGCTTCTCCAAATGCTCTTTGGCGCGCCGCAGGCTCTCGGCGTTGTCCACCAGCTTGAACGGCCCGAAGCGGCGCACGCGCTCGCGACCCAGGAAGATGTTCTCGTCAATCCGCATGTTGCCCGCCAACGCCAGGTCCTGGTACACCATCTCGATGCCCAAATCGCGCGCATCGCGCGGGCTACTGAAGTGCACCGGTCGGCCTTCTACGAACAACTGTCCAGCGTTGGGCGGATACAAGCCGGCCAGAATCTTCATCAATGTAGACTTGCCGGCGCCGTTGTCGCCGACCACGCCCAGCACCTCGCCGCGGTAGAGCTTCAGATGCACATCCTCGAGTGCCGTCACCGCGCCGAAGTATTTGTAGATGCCGCGCGCCTCGATGACCGGCGTCTGCTCCGATTCGGGTGAAGTTGTCGCTTGCGTCATGGGCTCCTCTCCCTGTCTCTTTAAGGTTCAAATTCCCAGCCGCCGCAGAAAGGCGCGATTGCGTCGCGCGCTCTCTTTCGGCGCTCCCATCCCCGGCAACACATCTTGTTCGACGGTGACGTAGCCATGGTAGCCCTGTTGCTGCAACCATGCAACAATGCGATCGAACGGCACGCACCCCTGACCCAATTCGCAGAATACGCCGTGGCGCACGGCGGTGTGATAGTCCCATCCTTCCTCGGCGCTGCGCCGAGCTATCTCAGGCGAGCAGTCCTTGAGATGGACATACCACGTGCGCGGCCAGAATCGTTCCAGGCCGCGCATCACGATGTCGGGGTTGGGCTGCCCGCTGCCGAAGGCGTAGTGGCCGGTGTCGAACACCAACCCGACGTAGCGCGGGTCGGTCAGCGCGAGCAGGCGAGCGATCTCATCCGGCGTCTCGACGAAGCCGGCGCAGTGATGATGGAACACGACGCGCAGGCCGGTCGCTTCGGTCACGGCGCGGGCGATGTGGTTCACGCCGTCGGCGAAGACACGCCACTGCGCCTCGCCGAGCGCCATCTCCGGCCTGACGCGGCCGGCGTGCCGAGTGCGCACCGGGTCGCCGGTGTTGTCGTCGCTGAGCACGAGGAAGGGCGGAAGCTCGGGCGCTGCAACCGCAGCCAGCAAGCGCGCCGTGCGCAGGGCGCGCGCACAGCCTTCGTCGTGCGCCTTCGGGTTGGCGAAACGCACCGGCACGAAGGCGCCGGTCATCGTCAGTCCGCGCCGAGAAAGCGCATCGCGCAACGCCGCCGGATCGGTCGGCATGAAGCCCCAATCGCCCAACTCGACCCCGGTATAGCCGGTCTCGACTACTTCGTCGAGCATCTGCGCGTAGCCGATGCGGCCGGCCTGCGCGCCTTC
The window above is part of the Candidatus Roseilinea sp. genome. Proteins encoded here:
- a CDS encoding sugar ABC transporter permease; translation: MATTTSDAQLTTRERSLRVRLMPYIDRFGILLLVLLMIVIGTITQPEVFLTWRNLSNLPGQNAANAVLAIGMFVVILTAGIDLSVGSVLALAMMTTAVLARDGFPPLLLVPLPILIGMTVGFVNGFGLTKMRLPHPFIVTLGTLNIARGLGNLVSGGVPVSGLPEVVRFWGAGNIALGNVQLPVSLIVVAALYVSFFVFLQYTRTGRHIYAIGGNSQAARVSGINVDRTLMLVYILCGAMAGLAGLLVAGRTNSGFPNAGIGAELDAISAVIIGGASFFGGRGSVLGVLAGVLVIGLLRNILNLNNVPVFWQQVLIGVVIIFAVFLDVLRRRAGSANE
- a CDS encoding ABC transporter ATP-binding protein, coding for MTQATTSPESEQTPVIEARGIYKYFGAVTALEDVHLKLYRGEVLGVVGDNGAGKSTLMKILAGLYPPNAGQLFVEGRPVHFSSPRDARDLGIEMVYQDLALAGNMRIDENIFLGRERVRRFGPFKLVDNAESLRRAKEHLEKLKIEVKSVRQRVEELSGGQRQAVAIARATAFDAKVVIMDEPTAALAVKEVRKVLDLIRDLRNHGIGVILISHRLDDIFYVCDRVMALFHGRNFAEAPLAETSRNEVIGWIMGNKSPVAQAAKIFDLN